From a single Lolium rigidum isolate FL_2022 chromosome 7, APGP_CSIRO_Lrig_0.1, whole genome shotgun sequence genomic region:
- the LOC124676566 gene encoding protein DETOXIFICATION 16-like, translated as MDEPLVGSNIEKTAGPKESLVVTEIKKQLYLAGPLIAGCLLQNVVQMISVMFVGHLGELALSSASIATSFAGVTGFSLLAGMASSLDTLCGQAFGAKQYHLLGIYKQRAVLVLTMVSAVVAIIWSYTGQILLLVGQDPEIAMGAGSYIRWLIPALFVYGLLQCHVRFLQTQNIVLPVMMSSGVTALNHVLVCWLLVYKLGMGNKGAALANAISYLANVSILAIYIRVSPTCKNTWIGVSKEAFRDLFSFMRLAVPSALMVCLEWWSFELLVLLSGLLPNPKLEASVLSICLNTSSLIFMIPFGLGAAISTRVSNELGAGRPQAARLATRVTMAMGLVTGVSLGLLMILVRNVWGYSYSNEKEVVEYISRMMPILGIAFVFDDLQCVLSGVVRGCGLQKIGACVNLSAYYLVGVPAALCFAFFYHFGGMGLWFGIMCGLVVQMLLLLSISMYTDWEKEASKAKDRVFSSSLPIDMAT; from the exons ATGGATGAGCCCCTTGTTGGGAGCAACATCGAGAAGACAGCAGGGCCAAAAGAGAGCCTTGTGGTCACTGAGATCAAGAAGCAGCTGTACCTTGCCGGGCCTCTCATCGCCGGATGCCTCCTACAGAACGTCGTCCAGATGATATCAGTCATGTTTGTCGGTCATCTCGGTGAGCTCGCTCTCTCGAGTGCCTCCATCGCCACCTCCTTTGCTGGTGTCACTGGCTTCAGCTTGTTG GCTGGCATGGCAAGCAGTTTGGACACACTCTGTGGGCAAGCCTTCGGGGCAAAACAGTACCATCTTCTCGGCATCTACAAGCAGAGGGCTGTCCTTGTGCTTACTATGGTGAGCGCTGTGGTCGCGATAATCTGGTCGTACACCGGGCAGATACTTCTGCTCGTCGGCCAGGACCCGGAGATTGCTATGGGGGCAGGGAGCTACATCCGGTGGTTGATTCCAGCTCTATTTGTTTACGGACTTCTGCAGTGCCATGTCCGGTTCCTGCAGACGCAAAACATAGTTCTCCCGGTGATGATGAGCTCAGGTGTCACAGCGCTGAACCATGTCCTTGTGTGCTGGTTGTTGGTGTACAAGCTTGGGATGGGCAATAAGGGTGCTGCCTTGGCCAATGCCATCTCTTACCTGGCCAATGTGTCCATCTTGGCTATCTATATCAGGGTCTCTCCAACCTGTAAGAACACCTGGATAGGGGTCTCAAAGGAGGCGTTCCGTGACCTTTTTAGCTTCATGAGGCTTGCCGTTCCATCTGCTCTTATGGTTTG CTTGGAGTGGTGGTCATTTGAGCTCCTGGTACTTCTCTCTGGACTTCTCCCGAATCCTAAGCTCGAAGCGTCAGTATTGTCCATCTG CCTAAACACCAGTTCGTTAATATTCATGATCCCTTTCGGGCTTGGGGCAGCCATAAG CACCCGTGTTTCAAACGAGCTTGGTGCTGGGCGGCCTCAAGCTGCCCGTCTGGCTACTCGTGTGACCATGGCTATGGGTCTTGTGACGGGTGTATCATTAGGACTTCTTATGATTTTGGTGCGCAATGTATGGGGGTACTCTTACAGCAATGAGAAGGAAGTTGTGGAATACATTTCCAGAATGATGCCAATTCTGGGCATTGCATTTGTTTTCGATGATCTGCAATGTGTCCTTTCAG GTGTTGTTAGGGGTTGTGGTTTGCAAAAGATTGGTGCTTGTGTCAATCTCAGTGCATATTACCTTGTCGGTGTTCCAGCAGCATTATGCTTTGCCTTTTTCTACCATTTTGGCGGAATG GGACTTTGGTTCGGAATAATGTGTGGACTCGTCGTGCAGATGCTGCTGCTACTGTCCATCAGCATGTACACCGACTGGGAGAAAGAA GCTTCGAAGGCAAAGGACAGAGTTTTCAGTTCTTCCCTTCCTATAGACATGGCCACATGA